From the genome of Medicago truncatula cultivar Jemalong A17 chromosome 2, MtrunA17r5.0-ANR, whole genome shotgun sequence:
TTTGCAAGTTGCATAAGGAAGGAAAAACAATGCAGTAAATCAAGACAAAATTACTCATATTTTCTGATAATAGAGTCACGAGATTTGATTTTACTTAAATGCTTTAGTCAGTTCCAGTAAAATCACGgggatgaaaattgaaaaacgtTTGTTTCCATGAAACATTGGTAAACACCCAACAAAAGTGGTTTTTGAACAGTGTATCCTAAGTGAAGTCATTGTATTTGGTGGTGTTTGGAACAATCAGAATCCGTCAATTATTTTGACTTCTCTTGAGAGCGAAATAAGAACCTTGCTTGTGGAATTGTTACCTTGTCATTGAATACAAAACATGCAAAAAAGCAATTGAGCTCGGTGGTTTGTTAAGAATCCCACGTCGGATAGGAGATGACTTGATAATGTGTTTATTGATTGGGACATTCCTTACCTGCGCAACAGACCGTTTGTCTTGGTCATGGTCATACCCTTCGTCgaaccaggctctgataccatattagaaatCGTGTGGTTGGACCTAACACAACCTCACTACACTGatttgtgaggtgaggattacccccacttataaacatattatCAGGCCTTTTCAAACAAGTTCACGAATTAgcaccacttataaacacattgacACTCCTAACAACAACATCTTATGtaaaaaaacaagataagaCTAATAATATACTAAATGATAGACCCCTTTTTCAAACCCTACATATACGGGAGTTTTAGTTCACCCGACTTTCAGTTTTTATCGGGACCTTGTCTCCGTGAGAACTAAGGGGTTAATACAAAAGATGCAAAACTAGCTACTCTATAATCCAACAACTTCACGCTTGCAAGTAAAAAAATGCAAGAGATTCTCTCACCCGTGAACGTCCAAAAACTTCCACTTCCTCAATAAAAtcgaaactaaaaacaaataaaattataaactagAGAAACAACTTTttcacttttgtatttttttttttcaagtttctttttctttacaaTGATATATACAACTTTAGAAAATAGTTCAGTTGTCAATGTCAATATTTATCTTTGAATACCTTTATTATATAGTATTCGTCACTTTGTCTAAAAAACTTCTAATCACATGTTTAAAAAACCCGACAAATTTACTACTCGTTATGAATTCAGATTCTCAAAGTCATGATTTTTATAGATATTTATGCAGTTAATGCATCGGTGATtattagattgaaattgaagtgtacaaattttaattaaaacctatattaaaattttaatcgTTCAATTTCGATCTAACGACCATCAATATACTGATCACTAAAATTCGTAAACCGCGCGCGAATAAATACAAAGAATTCGAATTCCTCCCACTACACTAGTTTTGTCTTTTCTTTATTGTTGAAGTTTTTATTATCTCTTCTTGAGTTATGGCATGTAATATATTTAAGTGATTTATTTTGGCATCTACTCTAAGTCCCACAAAGGGACCAACCGGCCACCAGCCACCGAGTCTAACTGCGTGTTACACTAACTCACTCACCTCACAAAATATATCCattaattcaagtttagttttAAGTCGTTATAATAACCTTGATATATACATGCATATGAATATACATATGAAGATGATATATCCAATATTATCAATAATATAATATCTTGCAATAAATTAATTGACGTGGAAAACCAATCAAAAAAGTATCTTTCTATTCCTCTCATTTCGTTACCCAAACCCTTTAAAAGACGCAACTTCACAACACTTCCCTCTATAtaaacacacaaacacaaacacacaacACACCCCACACTActctttcattcattcatcttcaattcatcaaaaacaaTCATGGGTTGTTTCAAAAACTTAATAACTTTCATGTTATTAATTTCCATATTAGTTACATTAAGTGAAGGTAGAGTACCCTTTGCATGTGACCCAAAAAATGGCTTAACAAGAAGCTACAAATTTTGCAATACAAGAGTACCAATTCATGCAAGGGTACAAGACCTTATAGGAAGACTTGCATTACCTGAAAAGATAAGGCTTGTTGTGAACAATGCAATTGCTGTTCCAAGACTTGGAATACAAGGTTATGAGTGGTGGTCGGAAGCTTTACATGGTGTTTCTAATGTGGGCCCAGGTACTAAATTTGGTGGGGCCTTCTCCGCCGCCACTAGCTTCCCTCAAGTTATCACCACCGCTGCTTCTTTCAATCAATCTTTGTGGCTTGAAATTGGACGGGTAAGATAATTCTTATCATTATTGTATTATTATCTATCAGGGTAATGCTAACCAATGTCTCGAAACACCAATGTTTCAGAACACTAGTTAAGGAAGCTAAAACAAAAcacttttaacttttaagttaaaaataacactttttaaatttttgaagagttaactacacaattttcaatatcaaATTATTCTATTTGTTTTATTGACCAATGCCATAGTACATcggttagcattttcctaattaacgttttgaaaaaattatcatgatttttatttattctttgtcACTACTATTGGTTTGGCTTATATAGACatagttattttaatttaaaggagattctttctttctttcttggttctctttttgGGCCattcatgataaaaataatcatttatccACTATTTCATACGTAATAAAGTCATGATAATAACATTACTTTAATATATGGTGTTGTCGTTATAGCATACCACAGTCACCAGCTAGCTAAGTAAATGGGTAAATAGCTATTTTATcccatttttaataaataatatagtaCATACTTATTACCTTTCACTATCATATATATCCTTATTTTCTATAAGCATGATTTTTTCACGTTGAATATTTTATGTAGTATATACgacattaaaaattgaatttgttcgttgattttttctctctcataattcCAAACTTATATCTGtctttctattttatattaactaattaattaatttgtattcGTTCAATGCCTCTTTTGTTTTGATTGTGCtaatttaatatatcatatttcggccttcataaaaaaataaaaataattattatgttaAAAATCATGAATATCAAATAATAGACTTTTCATGTAAGATTATCACTTAAGAGGATTAATCAATTTGATCGCATGTTTGAATCATCCCATACTCTAATCACCAAATTTTGTGTCTCAATCCTCAATAAAAACGAAAAGGCATTTAAAAATGGGGGCCCAATTTTAACCACCTAATTACACATttacaaaaacaacttttttcttGAGGAAACAGCTAGGAAAACAAGTTGTGCAATAATAGTCCAATCATGTGAGCAAAAAaactttcattttgatttcttgtttgattttgtttgattctcatacaaacaaaagaaaaataaaaaatgaaagggAAATATTGTATAACTATAGATATATGATGCTACTCAACTACTTGCTAGTCACTTATTTTAGCTGAGAAACTGACAAGCTGTCCCATGTGCCTTACATGCATTtggaaaaatatgaaatatgacactttttattatatggtttggAAAATAAGTGGGTGTGACGTTGAAAATTTATCTACTTAAATAATTTCTTATCCATAAGTTGCTAAAAGAAACTCCATTACGCTACTATTTCATTAAACTACGAAAGCAACACTATCATCATGAGAAGGTTGTTTTTGTTGTCCTTTTTTAATTTCCCTCATGGTTAAATAGTACTTAATTAGGGaggaaattaataaatatagtttcattttcttaaattgttCTCTTGATATAAGAAACATATTcccataataaaaaaaagaattgtttcgttcttttttaaacaaaattggaAATTTTATTAAAGAATATTTACGTTGAGTAAAGTATAAACATCAATGATTTGGTGTGTTTAAATGAAGCATAAAAGTCCatcaactttgcatattttcttaattattgtttatcaaataattGACAAAACATTAGGTGTTTGGTGATGCTTATCAACACCTCTTCTTGCAGCAAGTCCATTCAATTACGgcttcttttttttggttatgtTGCTATACATATGTATACATGTCTTTCAAAGTTGATTGTTTTGCTTTTGTTATGAGAGGCTCAATAATAATCTAATCACTTTGGCCACAGATgctatattattaatttattggtGAAGTCCTTTTCTTAATTATATTCAAAGTTTGTATTAAGACTTGAATTGTGACGTTTTGATTccacaaaatgtcaaaaaatggggtgtttttgtttgtttcgtagtattataaaatattcttttattcCGGTTGGTATTTAACCAAATAACAAATTGGGGAAGGGAAGAAAAAgacttttcaatttaaaacaataacaaataaaaaaaagtacattcaATTGGAACataaaaattaagaagaaaaaaatcatcaagaTTGCGAGGAaagttatattaaattaaaaatgataagaaaTTATGTCCCTTTTGAAAATATGTAATAAGATTAGCACTAATTTAAATATGCATTGACATAAAGAATTATTTGTTGAATGAATTATATGTATTCACATGCAGATTGTGTCTGATGAAGCAAGAGCAATGTACAATGGTGGAGCTGCAGGGTTGACTTTTTGGAGTCCTAATGTGAATATTTTCCGTGATCCACGGTGGGGCCGTGGCCAAGAGACACCCGGTGAAGATCCCACTGTGGCCGGAAAATATGCCGCCAGTTATGTTCAAGGATTACAAGGCAACGGTGCCGGAAACCGGCTCAAGGTTGCTGCTTGTTGTAAACATTACACTGCCTATGATCTTGATAACTGGAATGGTGTAGATAGGTTCCATTTCAATGCCAAGGTATGTATGACATTGACCTAATAAGAGGGgccatttaattatttttgcatttatttgaaaattattattattatttatatgaaatttcaCCCATCCAAAATTGGTTGATTTATGAGCCCAAAGTGGTAGGTAGTTTATTACACTTTTTAAGAGCAATGTTCTCAATtttcatgtgcatgtctaagccTTATTTGAGTGGTTACTAGTGGCGCATGGGTGTACAGTCACATTATACCAACCAAAGCATGGAGGTGTTATTTGCTTTTGTCATTCTATTTGTTTTGGTTCAAAGAAGTAGTTTCCATAAATATAAGATGGGAAcaattaatatgatttttattaaagTGGAAGTTATGCAAGTTGTTGTTGATAAAGACTTTAGGCCACTTGCATATTGCATAATTGATTCGGTTAAATGATAGTGATGTTCATTCAAACTACCAAATTACCACTTGTGCATCATAAACCATTTTGTTTTCTACATCATTGATTAGTAACCCCATTTATTGATGTaactttaattgaaaaaaataattgcagAAGAATTTACCCATAATTATCTATTAGTGTAAATCGAATTTGATATCCCAAATTTACAACACTCGCATTATGCATCAATCACTTGCGCTGATAGTATTGTTGATAGAGTAAATATTCATTAACCAAtgtcaaaaaattatacaaagatTTGGATTGTTAATATGTGGATCTTTATGCAGGTGAGTAAACAAGATTTGGCAGACACATATGATGTTCCGTTCAAAGCATGCGTTAGGGATGGGAAGGTGGCGAGTGTAATGTGTTCCTACAATCAAGTCAATGGCAAGCCTACTTGTGCTGATCCCGAACTCCTTCGTAACACCATCCGCGGTGAATGGGGCCTTAATGGGTAAGATTATATCACGTTGTTATCATTTCTCTTCGTTACTATCATGATTTTAATTTCACCTTTTTCGtaacatttgtcatttaaaaaaaaataggtacaTAGTTTCGGATTGTGACTCAGTTGGAGTTTTATACGACAACCAACACTACACAAGAACACCTGAACAAGCAGCAGCCGCAGCGATTAAAGCGGGCCTGGACCTTGATTGTGGCCCATTTTTAGCCCTACATACCGATGGTGCTATTAAGCAAGGGCTTATTTCAGAAAATGATCTTAACCTTGCTTTAGCTAACCTTATTACAGTCCAAATGAGATTAGGCATGTTTGATGGTGATGCCCAACCATATGGTAATTTAGGCACAAGAGATGTTTGCTTACCATCCCATAATGATGTTGCACTTGAGGCAGCTAGACAGGGTATTGTCCTTCTACAAAACAAAGGAAATGCATTGCCATTATCCCCTACAAGATACCGCACTGTAGGAGTCATTGGTCCCAATTCTGATGTTACTGTTACCATGATAGGAAACTATGCTGGTTAGTTACTTCTCACTTAAGTAAccactttttttataaacttaCATAAAGTGAATCTATGTAGTAAAATAATACATTCAGATTGAATgtatttgtaaaattaatttatgctTGCAATGCTTGATTTTAATATCATTATATTGTATTTCTTTTGAAGGTATTGCTTGTGGTTATACGACGCCGTTGCAGGGGATTGCCAGATATGTGAAAACCATTCATCAAGCAGGATGTAAGGATGTGGGTTGTGGTGGAAATCAATTATTTGGGCTTTCAGAGCAAGTAGCAAGACAAGCTGATGCAACCGTATTAGTAATGGGCTTAGACCAGTCCATAGAAGCAGAATTTAGAGACAGGACTGGGCTTCTTTTACCAGGCCACCAACAAGAGCTAGTGTCTAGAGTAGCTAGGGCTGCAAGAGGCCCAGTTATCTTGGTACTCATGTCTGGTGGGCCTATTGATGTTACATTTGCCAAAAATGATCCCAAGATTAGTGCAATTTTGTGGGTTGGTTATCCTGGTCAATCTGGTGGCACTGCCATTGCTGATGTTATCTTTGGTAGAACTAATCCAAGTAagcaaaatatttacaaattagtattaatattttttattgttcgTCTTCTGGCCCCCTATTTGCTCTTTAATCTGAAAAACAATCTTTAGAAATTATCACCCGGAGTctttaaaaacacaaaaaatatagtTCAGGAGTTATCTCACAATCGGCTTGCACGATTTGACTTTTGTTGCATCTAATTcgacttttttttgttgggccTTTATTGCAGGTGGAAGGTTACCCAATACGTGGTACCCACAAGACTATGTAAGGAAAGTACCAATGACAAACATGGATATGCGTGCAAATCCAGCAACAGGGTATCCAGGTAGAACCTATAGATTCTACAAGGGCCCTGTAGTATTCCCATTTGGGCATGGGCTAAGTTACTCAAGATTCACACATTCCTTAGCACTTGCACCCAAACAAGTTTCAGTCCAATTTACAACCCCTTTGACTCAAGCCTTCACAAACTCAAGTAACAAAGCAATGAAAGTGAGTCATGCAAATTGTGATGAATTGGAAGTAGGATTTCACGTGGATGTGAAAAATGAAGGATCAATGGATGGGGCCCACACACTTCTAGTTTACTCTAAAGCACCTAATGGTGTTAAACAATtggtgaattttcataagaCTTATGTTCCTGCTGGATCAAAGACACGTGTTAAGGTTGGTGTTCATGTTTGTAACCACCTTTCTGCTGTGGATGAGTTTGGGGTTCGAAGAATCCCAATGGGTGAACATGAACTTCAAATTGGTGATCTCAAACATTCTATTTTGGTTCAAACTTTGGACCAAATTAAACATTAAGTgtcaaaaaaattgacatatacaaaaaagttttacaatatttttactAATGATGATTCCTTAAGTGAGTTTACATTACATAGAATAAAATTCAGAAcaagaattttgaatttatgcaaaatgtaaaATAAGAATAGAGGTTGGATTATATTTGTATGTCAATTTATATAGTGCCACAACAATGTACCATTCTTGCTACAAATGTAAAATAGGGAAATGTATGTGACATCCTTGTAAAATAGTCACTGACAAGTGTCCCATTGGCACTTTATATGTTgttgaaaaagtttttgaacAAAGTTGGAAGTTTTTACTATAACTCATTGcactgtaacaaaaaaaaaaatgttatcaattacatttattgtcttaattttgtttataaatttattgtCTTACAATTACATGCTTGATTCGTATACATGAaacatttgtaacaaaaaaaaagtatacatgAAAAATCAACAAGGGTTTATTACTATTGTTGCAAGACTGCACCCACCCTTATGCTTTAATATCTTGggataaacaaaatcaaaaacgaAATTAATCTACAAGTaataagttataaaaaaatttctgGAATTTTTGAATTGAGATAGGAGTAAAATACAgctgaaataaaaaaaattcaaaagttgaCTTGGGCTCATTGCTTCATGTGCaaaataattaagaaatttGTTCTTATGCTACCCCATTTACTTTCAGCACCCTAAAATGACACTTTTATCCTCGACAACAATTAACTACCATAGATTGATCTACGGTGGTTAACTGCTGTAACcagaacggtagttaactatcgtaaCACAATAGTTAACTACGGTGCTTAACTATCATAGCTACAGTATGTCCAGATTGCTTATACATGCGGGCATGTTACATGTATTCCATTTCAGAAATATTAGAGTTGAGCTTTTACCAAGACAAGTGGACAACACCTATTACTCAGTTTATTTTGAGCTTTTCCATTTGGTTGCCACTTATTTACTCTAGGACACCCtccaattattattataaataaaaatttatattttagattctttcaattttttatgtatataatctttattatatatcatttaataaataaatttaaactgttaattttttgcttataatagtagCCAGATGGTGTACTATCTTACCGTTCCTTGACTTATTCATTGAGatatttaaacaacaaaatgCGAAACACGTTTTCAACTTTTATCATTATTAGTGGTATAGATTGAATTGGAGTGAAGTATTATGATCGAATGGCTTATCGATGGAAATGTTTTCTGATAAATTGTTTTTGGTGACAACATTGATTAAAAAGTGAGCATGAGATGGTGCCCTTCAAATACTTTATAATAAGAAATATCTTTTGTTGATtatattggattttttttcttgtttaataTTGTTGAGATTTGATCTTCCTACGATACTAAGCTGCCATAGGAGTGTTTTTGTTCCTGTATATACATGTTTGCATCTAAAACGACAATTAACTATGTTTGTACTTGCAGTGAGTACATGTATAATATTAGAAACTAGGGTTTAGTCTGTTGTTGTGATGTCTTGAGAATGATCCCAATATAGGCATTTATAGCCCTTTGTGGGCTTGTTTTCGCGTGACTTAAGCCTCAAGTAAGATGAGTTTTTAAGTCTTTTCACAGGCTTCTAGGAAGCTATTGAGGCGGCGCTCTGAAATGGACACGCCTAGGCTTCATGGGCTTTTCTGGAGGGTGCCCTAGCCCTTCTGGAGGGCGTATGTGCCTTTAGGAATAAATTAACAGTCTACATCCCCCCAAGCACGAGACTTGGAAGAAGGCGAAGTGATCAATTTCTTTGTTTAGATATTATGTCGTATGATGTCTCAGGAAGGGATTTTGCTAGCTTTAAAGAGCCTTTCTGGAAGGGATATGTGCCCGAAGGGATGGATTGGTGGTccatgtaacgcccactttcgtttaatcgtttatttaatcgagtttaggcgattatatgataattatatagtatatgcatgattttggtatgttttgatgatttgatcgatgacgtgttaagttatgagtattgaaggatttgattatgatatgagatttattttattgttaaataaaataaagatttgaaaataatataaaatatttagttgaggactgttttgatattttagatagttttgggggaggaagtgagataagataagttattagaaagaggtataaacaggagaagacctaatattttagaaactcattgtacgtgaaaacttttggaaaagggagaaaaagcttagaagggagaagagcatagagagagctgcgatttcttcataaccaggtaagggtgagactagtaattcaatagcattgattgttgtaattctgatgattaattgacaaagttaggattgatttagaaaagttttggaattaggttaaagccctaaaaattgatgatcaaacggtaaaacttgtttagattgatgtaagaaccgtcctataaccttagaacatgtttaggatgaattctggaatcaaaattaggctttgaaccatgttgtgtgttggatttttgagaaaaaccctagtctgcccgtgcttctgttcatcgctcgccacggcgagtgatgatcctcgcctcgcgagtgatgaacttcatcgctcgccacgcgagcccctttcctttgcctcgcgagttgtttggttcaactcgccatggcgagcaaccttcctcgcctcgcgagcttaggcagagtgcatgtcatatttcgtgtttcgacctttttagttgaatcttgtatgccttcgagtacctgaacttacctagtattgattaggaatgaatgtaggatcagagggaacccagaacaagcttagtttgtgagttgagtggtgctcgccatggcgagtaagtactctcgcctcgcgagtacaaccaggatgaacttgattatgtgtttgtgcgatctgtgtcgcactttttggtccagagtgaacccctaattggtaatgaaaccttatgataacgtttaatgcagtctgtaaagctattgagttaagttgatattatttgagcatgattaaggtattatgcaatatgtaagatataattgaaatgattatgattctagtaaattgttgttgatatattgatatctccttgctgttatgcgacttgactatgctgctgctgttatttaactgagtatgcaatgtttatatatgaatataatgaaaatgatgacgttttgcatcaagttattgaatgcacatgattacgatgattatgatgttctgttcatatgtgtccatgcatagcatatcattgagcttagtcctcaccacgaaaattaggagctttgtcctccgcacgttttataggagctttgtcctccgcacgattaaagtatattaatacttatgatgacgattggtaccacatgcatataaggagtctaggagcattgtcacattgtcatgattaagatgccttgttgataatgaatgaatatgtgattatgtgataagtgttatttgattatgtttcgttgttcataatgaattggatatatgattacgtgataactgtttagcatttatgcaaagctaataatggaatgtttatgatgttaattatgattcgcaattacattgattaatgttattttattatgaaatctcaccccttctgcttgaaaatgttgcccttcgtatgggtaacttgcaggtgatcgtgcttagtgtgcagttgcttcgtgagttggccttgccttcactgtgtcgtctaggtcgctctgatacgtaacgggatgaggttATATGccataacatgcttcattcttttacgtgaactgcttatgttttgataaactcttttgagatacttattgggcctgcgtgccaaaatcgttttacgaattatgattatgattttccgctgctatgttaaagataatttgtgaaggttaaatcattatttaactgttttg
Proteins encoded in this window:
- the LOC11412498 gene encoding beta-D-xylosidase 1 yields the protein MGCFKNLITFMLLISILVTLSEGRVPFACDPKNGLTRSYKFCNTRVPIHARVQDLIGRLALPEKIRLVVNNAIAVPRLGIQGYEWWSEALHGVSNVGPGTKFGGAFSAATSFPQVITTAASFNQSLWLEIGRIVSDEARAMYNGGAAGLTFWSPNVNIFRDPRWGRGQETPGEDPTVAGKYAASYVQGLQGNGAGNRLKVAACCKHYTAYDLDNWNGVDRFHFNAKVSKQDLADTYDVPFKACVRDGKVASVMCSYNQVNGKPTCADPELLRNTIRGEWGLNGYIVSDCDSVGVLYDNQHYTRTPEQAAAAAIKAGLDLDCGPFLALHTDGAIKQGLISENDLNLALANLITVQMRLGMFDGDAQPYGNLGTRDVCLPSHNDVALEAARQGIVLLQNKGNALPLSPTRYRTVGVIGPNSDVTVTMIGNYAGIACGYTTPLQGIARYVKTIHQAGCKDVGCGGNQLFGLSEQVARQADATVLVMGLDQSIEAEFRDRTGLLLPGHQQELVSRVARAARGPVILVLMSGGPIDVTFAKNDPKISAILWVGYPGQSGGTAIADVIFGRTNPSGRLPNTWYPQDYVRKVPMTNMDMRANPATGYPGRTYRFYKGPVVFPFGHGLSYSRFTHSLALAPKQVSVQFTTPLTQAFTNSSNKAMKVSHANCDELEVGFHVDVKNEGSMDGAHTLLVYSKAPNGVKQLVNFHKTYVPAGSKTRVKVGVHVCNHLSAVDEFGVRRIPMGEHELQIGDLKHSILVQTLDQIKH